One region of Olleya sp. Hel_I_94 genomic DNA includes:
- the bglX gene encoding beta-glucosidase BglX: MKKIKYYVLVLASFLIISCNNDNEKNLALKTNTTSKNSDIETKVSDLLAKMTLEEKIGQMNQYNGFWDVTGPVPENGDQAKKYEHLRKGYVGSMLNVRGVKDVRAVQKIAVEETRLGIPLIIGFDVIHGYETLSPIPLAESASWDLEAIKKSSEVAAKEASAAGINWTFAPMVDISRDARWGRVMEGAGEDTYLGSKIAIARVNGFQSDDLSSHFSIAACAKHFAAYGFAEAGRDYNTADIGTSTLNNIILPPFKAAKDAGVRTFMNSFNELNGIPATGDKYLQRDILKGKWGFDGFMVSDWGSITEMIAHGYAKDGKQAAQLAVNAGSDMDMESYLYVEELAGLVNEGKVDIKLIDDAVSRILRVKFELGLFDDPYKYLDETREKQVIGSQEIQDAVLDMAKKSIVLLKNENNLLPLKKEGQKIAVIGALASDKTSPLGSWRIAAKDSTAVSVLEGLNQYSGNTITYSKGADVALGKTEFAIEVNINTTDKSEFDAAIKNAKQADVVIMVLGEHGYQSGEGRSRTDLGLPGVQQQLLEAVYKVNKNIVLVLNNGRPLTITWADDNIPAIVEAWQLGTQSGNAIAQVLYGDYNPSGKLPMTFPRHVGQVPIYYNYKSTGRPTLPGKDVVFWSHYQDETNDPLYVFGHGLSYTTFKYSNLKISNTFSDDETIKVSVDLTNTGKFKGKEVVQLYLKDLFASVTRPIKELKGFELVELNPNETKTIQLILTKAELGFYNNQGEFNVETGDFEVYIGGSSKTVLTDTFKL, encoded by the coding sequence ATGAAAAAAATAAAGTATTATGTATTAGTCTTAGCTAGTTTTCTCATTATATCATGTAATAATGATAATGAGAAAAACTTAGCTTTAAAAACCAATACGACCTCTAAAAATTCGGATATCGAAACTAAAGTATCAGATTTGCTAGCCAAAATGACTTTAGAAGAAAAAATAGGTCAAATGAACCAGTATAATGGGTTTTGGGATGTAACAGGTCCTGTTCCTGAAAATGGAGACCAAGCTAAAAAATACGAACATTTAAGAAAAGGATATGTTGGTTCCATGCTTAATGTTAGAGGTGTAAAGGACGTAAGAGCTGTGCAAAAAATAGCAGTAGAAGAAACGCGTCTAGGGATTCCTTTAATCATTGGTTTTGATGTAATTCATGGTTACGAAACATTAAGTCCTATTCCATTAGCAGAATCAGCAAGTTGGGATTTAGAAGCGATTAAAAAATCTTCAGAAGTTGCAGCTAAGGAAGCGTCTGCTGCAGGTATAAACTGGACATTTGCACCAATGGTAGACATTTCTAGAGATGCACGTTGGGGACGCGTTATGGAAGGTGCAGGAGAGGATACTTATTTAGGGTCTAAAATTGCAATTGCTAGGGTAAATGGGTTTCAAAGTGACGACCTATCTTCTCATTTTTCAATTGCAGCATGTGCTAAACACTTTGCAGCTTATGGGTTTGCAGAGGCTGGACGTGATTACAATACAGCAGACATAGGGACTTCCACGTTAAACAATATTATTTTACCGCCTTTTAAAGCAGCCAAAGATGCAGGTGTGAGAACGTTTATGAATTCGTTTAACGAGCTTAATGGTATTCCTGCAACTGGAGACAAATATTTACAACGCGATATTTTAAAAGGAAAATGGGGTTTTGATGGTTTTATGGTTTCAGATTGGGGATCAATTACAGAAATGATTGCTCATGGTTATGCTAAAGATGGCAAACAAGCTGCCCAATTAGCAGTTAATGCAGGTTCTGATATGGACATGGAATCTTATTTGTATGTAGAAGAACTTGCAGGTTTAGTTAACGAAGGTAAAGTGGATATCAAGCTTATTGATGATGCTGTAAGCCGAATTTTACGCGTGAAATTTGAGTTGGGTCTATTTGATGATCCTTATAAATATTTGGATGAAACCAGAGAGAAACAAGTCATTGGAAGCCAGGAAATTCAGGATGCAGTTTTAGATATGGCTAAAAAGTCCATTGTATTACTTAAAAATGAAAATAACCTTTTACCATTAAAAAAAGAAGGTCAAAAAATAGCAGTTATTGGTGCTTTGGCTTCAGATAAAACAAGTCCATTAGGAAGTTGGCGTATAGCTGCTAAGGATAGCACAGCTGTTTCTGTATTAGAGGGATTAAATCAATATTCAGGAAACACAATTACCTATTCCAAAGGTGCAGATGTCGCTTTAGGTAAAACCGAATTTGCGATTGAAGTAAATATAAACACCACTGATAAAAGTGAGTTTGATGCAGCTATTAAAAACGCAAAGCAAGCAGATGTAGTTATTATGGTTTTAGGAGAACATGGTTATCAAAGTGGTGAAGGTAGAAGTCGTACAGACTTAGGCTTACCAGGTGTCCAACAACAGTTACTTGAAGCGGTTTATAAAGTTAACAAAAACATAGTTTTAGTTTTAAACAATGGAAGACCTTTAACTATTACTTGGGCAGATGATAATATTCCTGCAATTGTAGAGGCTTGGCAATTAGGCACACAAAGTGGTAACGCTATTGCTCAAGTATTATATGGCGATTATAATCCAAGTGGTAAATTACCAATGACTTTTCCTAGACACGTTGGTCAAGTTCCAATTTATTACAATTACAAAAGTACAGGTAGGCCTACTTTACCAGGTAAGGACGTGGTGTTTTGGTCACATTATCAAGACGAAACAAATGATCCATTATATGTTTTTGGACATGGTTTAAGTTATACGACGTTTAAGTATAGTAACTTAAAAATTAGTAATACCTTTTCTGATGATGAAACCATAAAAGTTTCTGTAGACTTAACTAATACAGGTAAATTTAAGGGTAAAGAGGTCGTACAGCTATATTTAAAGGATTTATTTGCTAGTGTAACAAGACCAATTAAAGAATTAAAAGGGTTTGAATTAGTTGAATTAAATCCAAATGAAACCAAAACTATTCAATTAATTTTGACTAAAGCAGAACTTGGTTTTTACAATAATCAAGGTGAGTTTAACGTCGAAACTGGAGATTTTGAAGTCTATATTGGAGGAAGCTCTAAAACTGTTTTAACAGACACATTTAAATTATGA
- a CDS encoding family 16 glycosylhydrolase has protein sequence MIKVFKLVVVALLCLACKEENKEVVKLDTKLDNNNQVFNFIDQFDGTQLNDANWNYDLGDGCPNLCGWGNNERQIYTKENVSVKDGNLIITATKDSTGYYSGKITTKDKIEFQYGTVEVSAKLPKGSGLWPAFWMLGNDIDTNTWPACGEIDILEYVGKAPHQIHTTLHTPDSYGKSVNTKITTIKDIEEGFHNYKTKWTKDSISFYIDDNLVYTFSPEIKNEKTWPFDKPFYLIINLAIGGNFGGPEVDDSIFPQEFIIDYVKVSGLN, from the coding sequence ATGATAAAAGTATTTAAATTAGTAGTAGTCGCATTGCTATGTTTGGCTTGTAAAGAAGAAAACAAGGAAGTAGTTAAGCTTGACACAAAGTTAGACAACAATAATCAAGTGTTTAACTTTATAGATCAATTTGATGGGACGCAATTAAACGATGCTAATTGGAATTACGATTTAGGAGATGGTTGTCCAAATTTATGTGGTTGGGGTAATAATGAAAGACAAATTTATACTAAAGAAAATGTATCTGTAAAAGACGGTAATTTAATAATAACAGCTACTAAAGATTCGACTGGATATTATTCAGGAAAAATCACAACTAAAGACAAAATTGAATTTCAATATGGTACAGTAGAGGTTAGCGCTAAATTGCCAAAAGGATCAGGATTATGGCCTGCATTTTGGATGTTAGGTAATGATATTGATACTAATACTTGGCCTGCTTGCGGTGAAATTGATATTTTAGAATATGTAGGTAAGGCTCCACATCAAATTCATACGACGTTACATACGCCTGATAGTTATGGTAAATCTGTTAATACAAAAATTACAACTATAAAGGATATAGAGGAAGGGTTTCATAATTATAAAACAAAGTGGACTAAAGACTCTATTTCATTTTATATAGATGATAATTTAGTGTACACCTTTTCACCAGAAATTAAAAACGAAAAAACTTGGCCTTTTGATAAACCTTTTTACTTAATAATAAACCTTGCAATTGGAGGTAACTTTGGAGGTCCAGAAGTGGATGATTCTATTTTTCCGCAAGAATTTATTATTGATTATGTAAAGGTTTCAGGTTTAAATTAA
- a CDS encoding family 16 glycosylhydrolase gives MKNKFKIIAFILVTALFIGCQEEDQTFGNIVAPSNIVIVPEIVGQDATNPNGDGSGVVNFTATADNALSYKFSFGNAEQNAPSGVTSYTYSNLGVNTYTVVVVAYGTGGVSSTATIDIDVLATYAPPADLLNALVGDGSKTWRITSEKQAHFGLGPVGGEVAAEWYAAGPGEKATTGMYDDRYVFNADGTFTHIVNSTNDDPSVDVTGTVFGREPLITELGPHSETPIGADIENYPYQDYSENWVITAPGGAETINITGLGFIGYYTGGNHKYEIFSRDIPNEFTIRTTDGNSEFDWWFIITSEEEGATTGFETIYTDLVWSDEFDTNGAPNPANWTYDLGNGTDGWGNQEAQSYTNNLENAEVADGMLKITAISTGSGYTSARLKSEGLYDFTYGRVEVRAKLPTGGGTWPAIWMLGANYQTNVWPACGEIDIMEHKGNEQNTIHGTLHYPEAFAGSADGSTTVVDAVADQFHNYTVEWTPDVIKILVDDTVYHTYTNTSASPFNSEFFLILNVAMGGTFGGDIDPAFTQSSMEIEYVRVYQ, from the coding sequence ATGAAAAATAAATTTAAAATAATAGCATTCATTCTTGTAACAGCCTTATTTATAGGTTGCCAAGAAGAAGATCAGACTTTCGGAAACATCGTCGCACCATCTAATATTGTTATTGTACCAGAAATAGTTGGTCAAGATGCAACTAATCCAAATGGAGATGGTAGTGGTGTGGTTAACTTTACAGCAACAGCAGATAATGCATTAAGTTATAAATTTAGTTTTGGTAATGCAGAGCAAAATGCTCCTTCAGGAGTAACGTCGTATACCTATTCAAATTTAGGAGTTAATACGTACACAGTAGTAGTGGTAGCATATGGTACAGGTGGTGTTTCTTCAACAGCTACTATAGATATTGATGTTTTAGCAACTTACGCTCCTCCAGCAGATTTATTAAATGCATTGGTTGGTGATGGTTCTAAAACGTGGCGAATTACGTCAGAAAAGCAAGCGCATTTTGGTCTTGGACCAGTTGGAGGTGAGGTTGCTGCAGAGTGGTATGCAGCTGGTCCTGGAGAGAAAGCAACGACAGGAATGTATGATGATCGTTATGTTTTTAATGCAGATGGTACATTTACACACATCGTAAATAGCACTAATGACGATCCTTCAGTGGATGTAACAGGTACTGTTTTTGGAAGAGAACCTTTAATTACAGAATTAGGTCCACACAGCGAGACACCTATTGGAGCAGATATAGAAAACTATCCATATCAAGATTATTCAGAAAACTGGGTAATTACAGCACCTGGAGGAGCAGAAACAATAAACATTACAGGCTTAGGTTTTATTGGATACTATACAGGTGGTAATCATAAATATGAAATCTTTAGTCGTGATATACCTAACGAGTTTACTATTAGAACAACAGATGGTAACAGCGAGTTTGATTGGTGGTTTATAATAACTTCTGAAGAGGAAGGAGCCACCACAGGATTCGAAACTATTTATACAGATTTAGTTTGGTCAGACGAGTTTGACACCAATGGAGCACCAAACCCAGCAAATTGGACTTACGATTTAGGTAATGGTACTGATGGTTGGGGTAACCAAGAGGCGCAAAGCTATACCAACAATTTAGAAAACGCAGAAGTAGCAGATGGTATGTTAAAAATTACAGCAATCTCAACAGGAAGTGGTTATACATCTGCAAGATTAAAATCAGAAGGTCTTTATGATTTTACTTATGGTCGTGTAGAGGTTAGAGCAAAGCTTCCAACAGGAGGAGGAACTTGGCCTGCAATTTGGATGCTAGGTGCTAATTATCAGACAAATGTATGGCCAGCTTGTGGAGAAATTGATATTATGGAACATAAAGGTAACGAGCAAAACACAATACATGGTACGTTACATTATCCAGAAGCGTTTGCAGGTAGTGCAGATGGTAGTACAACGGTTGTAGATGCTGTTGCTGATCAATTTCACAATTATACAGTAGAGTGGACTCCAGATGTAATAAAAATATTGGTAGATGATACAGTATATCATACCTATACAAATACTAGTGCTTCACCTTTTAATAGTGAATTTTTCCTAATATTAAATGTAGCAATGGGAGGAACCTTTGGTGGAGACATAGATCCAGCATTTACACAATCGTCTATGGAAATTGAATATGTTAGAGTTTATCAATAA
- a CDS encoding RagB/SusD family nutrient uptake outer membrane protein, which yields MKKIKYIIVFLVSTFTVISCSDDFVDVASQNESSENYFNSEQDYQDALIGAYDLLQSTYLNVMLGEIASDNTLAGGESATDVPGIQQIDDMIHTANNEQLRSIWGWMFAGVNRANYILEFQDKIDFSGKENVLAQARFLRAYYYFELVKWFGDVPLVVDQRFLFGDQFEVDRTPKALVYAQIELDLMYAADNLPYTQTQLGRVTKGAAEALLGKVYLYQNKFGAAALVLEDLINFGPHDLVADYTTIFENDNENSIESVFEVQYADLEGAGFGCLQCSEGNVAVGFNGIRNYNGPLFDSGFSFNVPTQEAVDAFESDDPRIDTAILDINAWATATGATFGTGNEHTGYYNRKYIARQGDSNIGDQNLTNPNNYRAIRYADVLLMAAEALNRGSIADDRAQNYLNQVRQRAFGDMDHNITATGSALTDAIYQERRVELVGEGHRFFDLVRTGRAASEIDGFTTGKHEVFPIPQIEIELTGNRWTQNSGY from the coding sequence ATGAAAAAAATAAAATATATAATCGTCTTTTTAGTTTCGACTTTTACAGTAATATCGTGTAGTGATGATTTTGTGGATGTCGCTTCTCAAAATGAAAGTTCAGAAAACTACTTTAATTCAGAGCAAGATTACCAAGATGCTTTAATTGGGGCATACGATTTATTACAATCAACCTATTTAAATGTTATGTTAGGCGAAATCGCTTCAGATAATACTTTAGCTGGAGGTGAAAGTGCTACAGATGTGCCAGGAATACAGCAAATTGATGATATGATTCATACTGCTAATAACGAACAGTTACGCTCAATTTGGGGCTGGATGTTTGCAGGTGTTAATCGTGCGAATTACATCTTAGAATTTCAGGACAAAATAGACTTTAGCGGAAAAGAAAATGTTTTAGCACAAGCTAGATTTTTAAGAGCCTATTACTATTTTGAATTAGTAAAATGGTTTGGAGATGTGCCTTTAGTAGTTGATCAACGTTTCTTATTTGGAGATCAATTTGAAGTGGACCGTACACCTAAAGCATTAGTTTACGCGCAAATTGAATTAGATTTAATGTATGCAGCAGATAATTTACCATATACGCAAACACAATTAGGACGCGTAACTAAAGGAGCTGCTGAAGCATTATTAGGTAAAGTCTACTTGTATCAAAATAAATTTGGAGCTGCTGCTCTTGTTTTAGAAGACTTAATAAATTTTGGACCTCATGATTTAGTAGCAGATTACACAACCATTTTTGAAAACGATAATGAGAATAGTATCGAGTCTGTGTTTGAAGTGCAATATGCAGATTTAGAAGGTGCAGGGTTTGGTTGTCTACAGTGTAGTGAAGGTAACGTGGCTGTTGGTTTTAACGGAATCCGTAATTATAATGGACCATTGTTTGATTCCGGTTTTAGTTTTAATGTACCAACTCAAGAAGCTGTGGATGCTTTTGAGAGTGATGATCCAAGAATAGATACTGCAATCTTAGATATTAATGCTTGGGCTACAGCAACAGGTGCAACTTTTGGAACAGGTAATGAGCACACAGGGTATTATAACAGAAAATATATAGCGCGTCAAGGCGATTCTAATATTGGTGATCAAAACTTGACCAACCCTAATAATTACAGAGCTATTAGGTATGCAGACGTCTTATTAATGGCTGCAGAAGCTTTAAATAGAGGATCTATAGCAGATGACAGAGCTCAAAATTATTTAAATCAAGTTAGACAACGCGCATTTGGAGATATGGATCACAACATTACAGCTACAGGTAGTGCCTTAACAGATGCTATTTATCAAGAACGTCGTGTGGAATTAGTAGGTGAAGGACATCGTTTTTTCGATTTAGTTAGAACAGGTCGTGCAGCTTCAGAAATTGATGGTTTTACGACAGGTAAACATGAGGTTTTTCCTATACCACAAATAGAAATAGAGTTAACAGGTAATCGTTGGACACAAAATTCTGGTTATTAA
- a CDS encoding carbohydrate binding domain-containing protein has product MKNFKYILSLFIVVASVIGCSQDDDLPDVSALPAPTNVAAVISIAQDNSGLVTITPTGENVANFRVNYGDDSGADSGLLNPGQSTQNTYLEGTYDIVIAASGINGKTTTVAQTIVVSFQAPENLVVTIENDPTVSRQVNVTATADFAVSYQVEFGDAAATVLTSNIGDVTSFVYDAAGTYTITVTANSGSVDTISYTEEFEVTEILAPLTPAPTPPNRDASDVVSIFSDAYANITLNELPTDWSASGFEATTVDSDNVWRLTNLDFIGMVSNYDNGVDVSAMEMLHIDYWVPSGTENELLVKIVNTIDGGEDVESLGATVGGSWQSIDIDMTGFDGGNLANTQKITQILIDADVVADIVYIDNFYFYKQSASTGTFDDGLLINGDFENGSEAWIIGVDDAALAPVVTNSGNTYYSVDVTSAGNSYDVNLSQKVEIIQGNTYTLTFNAWSDVNRAIVAGIGLSADPWSNDSQSVDITTTSTTYSLTLSAADFGAIDARVIFDLGAEVGMVNIDNVSLIIGTGNTVVNGDFENGSDSWIIGVDDASVIPVVTVAGNTYYSVDVATAGNSYDVNLSQKLEIIQGNTYTLTFDAWSDVDRAIVAGIGLSADPWSNATQTVDITTTKTTYTLTLVATDFGAPDARVLFDLGAQIGMVNIDDVSLSSN; this is encoded by the coding sequence ATGAAAAATTTTAAGTACATCCTTAGTTTATTCATAGTAGTAGCTTCAGTAATTGGTTGCTCTCAAGATGATGATTTACCAGATGTTAGTGCATTACCAGCACCAACTAATGTTGCAGCAGTAATTAGTATTGCTCAAGATAATTCTGGTTTAGTTACCATTACTCCAACAGGAGAAAATGTAGCTAATTTTAGAGTTAATTATGGTGATGACTCAGGTGCAGATTCAGGACTTTTAAATCCTGGACAAAGTACTCAAAACACGTATCTAGAAGGAACTTACGACATCGTAATTGCTGCTTCAGGTATAAATGGTAAAACAACTACTGTTGCACAAACTATCGTAGTGTCATTTCAAGCTCCAGAAAACTTAGTAGTTACAATAGAGAATGACCCAACAGTGTCTAGACAAGTAAATGTAACTGCTACAGCGGATTTTGCAGTGTCTTATCAAGTAGAATTTGGAGATGCAGCAGCAACGGTTTTAACATCTAATATTGGTGACGTAACATCATTTGTATATGATGCAGCTGGAACTTACACAATTACAGTAACAGCTAATAGTGGGTCTGTAGATACTATTTCGTACACAGAAGAATTTGAAGTAACAGAAATATTAGCTCCTTTAACTCCAGCTCCAACGCCTCCTAACAGAGACGCTAGTGATGTAGTTTCTATTTTTAGTGATGCGTATGCTAATATTACTTTAAACGAATTACCTACGGATTGGTCTGCTTCTGGATTTGAGGCTACTACTGTAGATAGTGATAATGTTTGGAGATTAACCAATTTAGACTTTATTGGTATGGTAAGTAACTATGATAACGGAGTAGATGTTTCAGCTATGGAAATGTTACATATTGATTATTGGGTACCCTCAGGAACAGAAAACGAATTATTAGTTAAAATTGTTAATACCATTGATGGTGGTGAGGATGTCGAATCTTTAGGAGCAACAGTAGGTGGTTCTTGGCAAAGTATTGATATTGACATGACAGGTTTTGATGGCGGAAATTTAGCCAACACGCAAAAAATTACACAAATCTTAATTGATGCAGATGTTGTTGCAGATATAGTTTATATAGACAACTTTTACTTTTATAAGCAAAGTGCTTCTACTGGAACATTTGATGATGGATTGTTAATTAATGGTGATTTTGAAAATGGAAGCGAGGCTTGGATAATTGGTGTAGATGATGCAGCTCTTGCTCCTGTGGTAACTAATAGTGGTAATACTTACTACTCTGTAGATGTTACTTCTGCAGGAAATTCATACGATGTCAACTTAAGTCAAAAAGTAGAAATTATTCAAGGTAATACTTACACTCTTACTTTTAATGCATGGTCAGATGTAAACAGAGCTATTGTTGCAGGAATTGGTTTAAGTGCAGACCCTTGGTCTAATGATTCACAATCAGTAGACATTACAACAACTAGTACGACATATTCTTTAACACTTAGTGCAGCAGATTTTGGAGCTATTGATGCTCGTGTAATTTTTGATTTAGGTGCAGAAGTAGGTATGGTTAATATTGATAATGTATCATTAATTATAGGCACAGGTAACACTGTCGTTAATGGTGATTTTGAAAATGGAAGTGATTCTTGGATAATAGGTGTTGATGATGCGTCAGTAATACCTGTGGTTACAGTAGCAGGTAATACATATTATTCAGTAGATGTTGCAACAGCAGGAAATTCTTATGACGTAAATCTTAGTCAAAAGCTAGAAATTATTCAGGGTAATACTTACACATTAACTTTTGATGCTTGGTCAGATGTAGATAGAGCAATTGTTGCTGGTATTGGTTTAAGTGCAGACCCTTGGTCTAATGCTACACAAACCGTTGATATTACTACAACTAAAACAACTTATACATTGACTTTGGTAGCTACGGATTTTGGAGCACCAGATGCTCGTGTTCTTTTTGATTTAGGAGCACAAATAGGTATGGTTAATATTGACGATGTTTCTTTATCAAGCAACTAG
- a CDS encoding SusC/RagA family TonB-linked outer membrane protein, with the protein MKKTFFSFLLFLMTFSAFAQEYIITGNVTSQQDGLPIPMVNILVKNTSNGVTTDFDGNYTINNVSKNSTLVFSYIGYKTKEVVVTNGNPVNVQLTEDVEALEEVVIIGYGSQKRKEVTGAVSTVSSETIEALKPTRIEQALQGQVAGVNITSQSGAPGSASNIRIRGVSTNGDNRPLILVDGNVIEDLSVVNPGDIESYTVLKDATAGIYGVRAANGVILITTKTGRKNKPMTFQYDSYVGFQQTTRKIPLLNATEYALIKNEAAAASGSTLPFPDTFGLNKGTDWQDEVFETAPIFNNAITASGGTEKSTYSFGASLLTQDGIIGGSKANFTRYTTRANYGLEIIKGLNLKANLIYTGTLRKALPEGGLGSVLFNAVNFAPTDAPRDENGEYTSSANYPIEVVNPLKQIENTFNRTKVDKLSGVFGLNYKFLKGFSAEANYQWNYSEVRTRGLNPIVEYGNGSVFDNTENLQFTEGINFFRDYTFDAFVNYETSLNDDTHNIKATLGTSVFKSTGDYYLSVGDGMPENTTFSDADINDATTITDPYAQISNRFFDSRLLSYFGRLQYNYKGKYLFSAVVRRDGSTAFGPENKFGIFPSGSIGWVVSDEDFLSSSNTIDFLKLRSSYGVLGNDRIPGFRFESLLDGEGVYVLDDALALGTAVGAISNPEIKWEEQKAFDIGFETRLFNNKVDITADYFKRTTENLLLPVESSLILGGAAPGSGNPIVNAGTVENSGLEFAVSYKDQLSDNFKFNVSYNISTLNNNVVEVNNSIGYEVGGSFGIGQANPPSRMQVGQPIGVFYGMQTNGIFQNQAEVDAHPSQLDLGANAQPGDIRFVDVNQDGVIDADDRTFIGNPIPDVTMGLNLSFDYKNFDFQTYFFASVGNDIVRNYDRNSAKTNLTSYVLDRWTGPGTSNTDPRVTNSATSNSVFSDYFVEDGSFIRAQNVQLGYTFNQDKLQNIGLDNIRVYASVSNAFTLTKYRGFDPTTSNGAPIGDGIDSGFYPNPRTFLIGTNVKF; encoded by the coding sequence TCCAGTTAATGTGCAACTAACTGAAGATGTTGAGGCACTAGAGGAAGTGGTTATTATAGGTTATGGTTCTCAAAAACGTAAAGAAGTAACAGGAGCAGTATCAACGGTTTCTAGTGAAACTATTGAAGCGCTTAAACCTACACGTATAGAACAAGCCTTACAAGGTCAAGTAGCTGGAGTTAATATTACATCACAATCTGGTGCTCCAGGTAGTGCATCTAATATTAGAATTAGAGGTGTATCCACTAATGGTGACAATAGACCACTTATCTTAGTAGATGGTAATGTTATTGAAGATTTAAGTGTTGTAAATCCAGGTGATATAGAAAGTTATACAGTACTTAAGGATGCTACAGCAGGTATCTATGGTGTAAGAGCTGCCAACGGAGTTATTTTAATTACGACTAAAACTGGTCGCAAAAATAAACCAATGACATTTCAGTATGATTCGTATGTTGGTTTTCAACAAACGACTAGAAAAATACCATTACTAAATGCTACAGAGTATGCTTTAATTAAAAACGAAGCTGCTGCAGCTAGCGGAAGTACTTTACCTTTTCCTGATACATTTGGATTAAATAAAGGAACAGATTGGCAAGACGAGGTGTTTGAAACTGCACCAATATTTAATAATGCTATTACTGCAAGTGGTGGTACTGAAAAATCTACCTACTCTTTTGGAGCGTCTTTATTAACTCAAGATGGTATTATAGGAGGTAGTAAAGCTAATTTTACGCGTTACACAACACGTGCTAATTATGGATTAGAGATTATTAAAGGTTTAAACTTAAAGGCTAATCTTATATATACTGGGACATTAAGAAAAGCGTTACCAGAAGGTGGCTTAGGGTCTGTTTTATTTAATGCAGTTAACTTTGCACCAACAGATGCGCCAAGAGACGAAAATGGAGAGTATACTTCTTCTGCTAATTATCCAATAGAGGTTGTAAACCCATTAAAGCAAATCGAAAATACATTTAATAGAACAAAAGTTGATAAACTAAGTGGTGTTTTTGGGTTAAACTATAAGTTTTTAAAAGGCTTTAGTGCAGAAGCTAACTACCAATGGAATTACTCAGAAGTTAGAACAAGAGGTCTTAACCCTATAGTAGAATATGGAAATGGTTCTGTATTTGATAATACCGAAAATTTACAATTCACAGAAGGCATAAACTTTTTTAGAGATTATACGTTTGATGCTTTTGTTAATTATGAAACATCTTTAAATGATGATACTCATAATATTAAAGCAACTTTAGGGACGTCAGTTTTTAAATCAACAGGAGATTATTACTTATCTGTTGGAGACGGTATGCCTGAAAATACAACGTTCAGTGATGCAGATATTAATGATGCAACTACCATTACAGATCCTTATGCTCAAATAAGTAATCGTTTTTTCGATTCTAGATTATTATCTTATTTTGGAAGATTGCAATATAACTATAAAGGAAAATACCTATTCTCTGCAGTAGTTAGACGTGATGGTTCGACAGCTTTTGGTCCAGAAAATAAATTCGGAATTTTCCCTTCAGGTTCAATTGGTTGGGTTGTCTCTGACGAAGACTTTTTATCAAGTAGTAATACCATAGATTTCTTAAAACTTAGAAGCTCTTATGGAGTTTTAGGTAATGATAGAATTCCTGGTTTTAGATTTGAATCATTATTAGATGGTGAAGGTGTTTACGTTTTAGATGATGCATTAGCACTTGGTACAGCAGTTGGTGCGATATCTAATCCAGAAATTAAATGGGAAGAGCAAAAAGCATTTGATATAGGGTTTGAAACAAGATTATTTAACAACAAAGTAGATATTACAGCAGATTATTTTAAACGTACCACAGAAAATTTATTACTTCCTGTTGAAAGTTCGTTAATATTAGGAGGTGCTGCTCCAGGATCAGGAAATCCTATTGTAAACGCTGGAACGGTAGAAAATAGTGGGTTAGAGTTTGCGGTATCTTATAAAGATCAATTATCTGATAATTTTAAGTTTAATGTAAGCTATAATATTTCAACTTTAAATAATAATGTAGTTGAAGTTAACAATAGCATAGGTTATGAAGTTGGAGGAAGCTTTGGTATTGGTCAAGCAAATCCACCTTCTAGAATGCAAGTAGGACAACCAATAGGTGTGTTTTATGGAATGCAAACCAATGGAATTTTTCAAAACCAAGCCGAAGTTGATGCGCATCCATCACAATTAGACTTAGGTGCTAACGCACAACCTGGAGATATAAGATTTGTGGATGTTAACCAAGATGGAGTTATTGATGCAGATGACAGAACATTTATAGGTAACCCAATTCCGGATGTTACAATGGGTTTAAATTTATCATTTGATTATAAAAATTTCGATTTTCAAACCTATTTCTTTGCGTCAGTAGGTAATGATATTGTTAGAAACTATGATAGAAACAGTGCCAAAACTAATCTTACGAGTTATGTTTTAGATAGGTGGACTGGTCCAGGAACATCAAACACAGATCCAAGAGTAACAAATAGCGCAACTTCTAATAGTGTATTTTCAGATTATTTTGTTGAAGACGGTTCATTCATCAGAGCTCAAAATGTACAATTAGGTTATACATTTAATCAAGATAAATTACAAAATATAGGGTTAGATAATATCAGGGTTTATGCGTCTGTAAGTAATGCTTTTACATTAACAAAATACAGAGGTTTTGACCCAACGACATCAAATGGAGCTCCAATAGGAGACGGAATTGATAGTGGTTTTTATCCAAACCCAAGAACATTTTTAATCGGAACAAACGTAAAATTTTAA